From one Gracilibacillus salinarum genomic stretch:
- a CDS encoding SIR2 family NAD-dependent protein deacylase, with protein MEDTINLFKEKLPKYHHLQKIRDRLWAEDGKSRVSVMIGSGFSLNANKLDASLESMSTWLGVKNKILEGLNPDELPDSENVLDISESYASEYGRESLDTIIKQTVPDQNYEPGEIHRSLLKLPWSDIYTTNYDTLLERTLPHIIERNYQVIYDVRDIPNSASPRIVKLHGSFPSNRPFIFTRSDFESYSRKFAPLVNMVQQSIMETTFVLLGFSGDDPNFESWTKWVNKNLGEHMPKIYMLAYDEHKRESLLKERGITLIDFKEVYKEENKGNVYEQMFNDVFQYLAYQEKKDEREWPYKSYFGSNLKKIDNVLNTFIYNRENYPGWLVMPDIIKKRNIEILQLACNELEELAANSENEISKRISAVNEIVWVYDTFQIPIDYGLHKTMRELIDESTATDYPAGIKGIIVRLLKEARLDYNENDFNKYLEILEKSDLNEDITNQFIFEQILMKIAKFEYNEARSLLDKWSLTNKDFEWMVKKAVIFSRIGEKEKSIKILENNLTTVRKIIAIKNNNYRLLSLEGVILSNLIQLKRNTMQNSKERLLILESKLSNPLKELDFMFSRIKPYEEKSGIFEKKGFDPNRISQTSRFNSTLDLELVDSYSMIMLYEEFGLGSTGQKFAKNAINIALKNAGKLYPFYSWIMYLRIGDVKEIDHYFSRDVIYKTDGTSLSLFAEIVMVGILSNQNTNLLLEVLSRIYFALQKEEKVKVDKTVIELYGNRGYQEENRRSNKKVFEHLFRRILFDKNNDEKGIFISEVYKLPIIGDPQGSLSEIILNDFSFYDPSFEFDFSDNIEIDVDIAEVNRLLKILKGEKSNIRDASLRRLANLLATDNFPDEFIAMFRTNVADIIRKEESNYCNGLLDSYLVLITDDIELQEKYSHLRIQESIPKSHDSKTGITSIGSGLDTLLRDLRNIFPDFIYKENRFLTLTNRTYISWLENFFEWWDNQEEWLLKEKTDSLFGESDDLLIMIIFLKNSFLPNIPVDCLTAGDKEKLEGIYTKLCKNKYHMALFLIPTLVRVGVVKQNSIDKIYDGLMSNNLEIFNSSVVACYDLVILESMGEIIADLSEVKTTLLNLFIYRKEVTLLETTKSISNIIKNIPDFFNNAEYLSLIKSLNLILDDFEHNYYDNSSITDQKNELLSELANLSGKIYANGKVTYNEELESWKTFTKEHRLPEVRKYSELFESK; from the coding sequence ATGGAAGATACTATAAATTTATTTAAAGAGAAGCTACCAAAGTACCACCATCTACAAAAAATACGAGATAGACTGTGGGCGGAAGATGGCAAAAGTAGGGTTTCAGTAATGATCGGGTCTGGATTTAGCTTAAATGCAAATAAACTTGATGCCTCACTTGAAAGTATGTCAACTTGGTTAGGTGTTAAAAATAAAATTCTGGAAGGCCTAAATCCTGACGAATTACCGGATAGTGAAAACGTGTTAGATATTAGTGAAAGTTACGCTAGTGAATATGGACGTGAAAGTTTAGATACTATAATTAAACAAACTGTTCCTGATCAAAATTATGAGCCAGGTGAAATTCACAGGAGTTTATTAAAGCTCCCTTGGTCCGATATTTATACGACTAACTATGACACGTTGTTAGAAAGAACATTACCACACATCATTGAAAGAAATTATCAAGTTATTTATGATGTGAGAGATATTCCTAATTCAGCTTCCCCTAGAATAGTGAAATTACATGGGAGTTTTCCTTCGAATAGACCATTTATTTTTACTAGAAGTGATTTTGAATCATATAGTAGAAAGTTTGCTCCATTAGTTAATATGGTTCAACAGTCAATTATGGAAACAACCTTTGTATTATTAGGTTTCTCTGGAGATGATCCCAATTTTGAAAGCTGGACAAAATGGGTCAATAAGAATTTAGGAGAACACATGCCAAAAATTTATATGTTGGCCTATGATGAGCACAAAAGGGAAAGTTTACTAAAAGAAAGAGGAATAACTCTTATTGATTTTAAAGAAGTATATAAAGAAGAGAACAAGGGCAATGTGTATGAGCAAATGTTTAATGATGTCTTTCAATATTTAGCCTATCAGGAGAAGAAGGATGAAAGGGAGTGGCCATATAAAAGTTATTTTGGAAGTAATTTAAAAAAAATTGATAACGTATTAAATACCTTTATTTATAATAGGGAAAATTACCCTGGATGGCTAGTTATGCCCGACATAATCAAAAAAAGAAATATTGAGATATTACAATTAGCCTGTAATGAATTGGAGGAGTTGGCGGCAAATAGTGAAAATGAGATATCTAAACGGATATCGGCAGTAAATGAAATAGTTTGGGTGTATGATACTTTTCAAATTCCTATTGATTATGGTCTTCATAAAACGATGAGGGAATTAATTGATGAGAGTACCGCAACGGATTATCCTGCCGGTATAAAGGGTATTATTGTTAGATTACTCAAAGAAGCTAGACTTGATTATAATGAAAATGATTTTAATAAATATCTTGAGATACTAGAAAAAAGTGATTTGAACGAGGATATTACGAATCAGTTTATCTTCGAACAAATTTTGATGAAAATCGCAAAATTTGAATATAATGAAGCCAGGAGTTTGCTTGATAAATGGTCATTAACAAATAAGGATTTTGAATGGATGGTTAAAAAGGCGGTCATTTTTTCAAGGATTGGAGAAAAGGAAAAATCTATAAAAATATTAGAAAATAATTTAACTACTGTTAGAAAAATAATAGCAATAAAAAATAATAACTATCGTTTGCTGTCCTTAGAGGGAGTTATACTATCAAATCTGATTCAATTAAAAAGAAATACTATGCAAAATAGTAAAGAAAGACTATTAATATTGGAGTCAAAACTTAGTAATCCATTAAAAGAATTAGACTTTATGTTTAGTAGAATAAAACCATATGAAGAAAAGTCGGGAATATTCGAGAAAAAGGGATTTGATCCGAATCGAATATCCCAGACAAGTAGATTTAATAGTACCTTAGATTTGGAACTGGTTGATTCATACAGCATGATAATGTTATATGAAGAGTTTGGTCTAGGATCTACTGGTCAAAAGTTTGCAAAGAATGCTATTAATATTGCGTTAAAAAATGCGGGAAAATTATATCCTTTTTACTCATGGATAATGTACCTACGAATAGGGGATGTTAAAGAAATCGATCACTATTTCTCTAGGGATGTTATTTATAAAACAGATGGAACCAGCTTGTCGCTATTTGCTGAAATAGTTATGGTTGGAATACTTAGTAATCAAAATACCAATTTACTGTTAGAAGTATTGTCACGTATATACTTTGCTTTGCAAAAAGAAGAAAAGGTGAAAGTCGATAAAACAGTAATAGAATTATATGGAAATAGAGGTTATCAGGAAGAAAATCGTAGAAGTAATAAAAAAGTATTCGAACATCTTTTTAGAAGAATATTATTTGATAAAAATAATGATGAGAAAGGGATTTTTATAAGTGAAGTTTACAAACTCCCTATTATTGGTGATCCTCAAGGAAGTCTCTCTGAGATAATATTAAATGATTTTAGCTTTTATGATCCTTCATTTGAATTTGACTTTTCAGATAATATAGAAATAGATGTTGACATTGCCGAGGTGAATAGATTACTAAAAATCTTAAAGGGAGAAAAAAGTAATATTCGAGATGCTTCTCTGAGGAGGTTAGCTAACCTTTTAGCAACTGACAATTTTCCCGATGAATTTATAGCTATGTTTAGAACAAATGTAGCTGATATTATTAGAAAAGAAGAATCTAATTACTGCAATGGTTTATTAGATTCTTATCTAGTATTAATAACTGATGATATTGAACTGCAGGAAAAATACAGTCATTTACGTATTCAAGAATCAATACCAAAATCCCATGACAGTAAAACTGGGATAACTTCAATTGGTAGTGGTTTAGATACCCTTTTAAGGGATTTAAGAAATATTTTCCCGGATTTTATTTACAAAGAGAATCGCTTTTTAACCTTAACAAATCGGACGTATATTAGTTGGTTGGAGAATTTTTTTGAATGGTGGGACAATCAGGAAGAATGGTTGTTAAAGGAAAAAACTGATAGTTTATTTGGAGAAAGTGATGATTTATTAATCATGATTATATTTCTAAAAAACTCTTTCTTACCAAATATTCCTGTCGACTGTTTAACTGCTGGTGATAAAGAAAAACTTGAAGGTATTTATACTAAATTATGTAAGAATAAGTATCATATGGCTTTATTTTTGATACCTACTTTAGTAAGGGTTGGGGTAGTGAAGCAAAATAGTATAGATAAAATATACGATGGATTAATGAGTAACAATTTAGAGATATTTAACTCATCAGTTGTTGCATGTTATGATTTAGTAATTTTGGAAAGTATGGGTGAAATAATAGCAGACCTATCAGAAGTAAAGACAACCCTACTAAACCTTTTTATCTATCGAAAGGAAGTTACATTGTTAGAAACAACTAAATCAATAAGCAATATCATAAAAAATATCCCAGATTTCTTTAATAATGCTGAGTATTTAAGTTTGATAAAATCTTTAAACTTGATATTAGATGATTTTGAGCATAACTATTATGATAACAGTTCAATAACAGATCAAAAAAATGAACTATTATCCGAGTTAGCAAATCTTTCTGGCAAAATATATGCTAACGGAAAGGTAACTTACAACGAAGAATTAGAATCTTGGAAAACTTTTACAAAAGAACATAGATTGCCTGAAGTTAGAAAATATAGTGAGTTGTTTGAGTCAAAGTAG
- a CDS encoding MarR family winged helix-turn-helix transcriptional regulator, whose protein sequence is MDKAKLFHQFVRFTTSVHQMTNDMTKEIKIENITTVQYKILEFITVSQPVTLSEISECLHLSLPNSSRELKKLIENQLCEKIIDSNDRRKYDIRLTENGTELMNKVFQELESKFQDRINNLTEPELKEIEEAIQILQTKFLHR, encoded by the coding sequence ATGGACAAGGCTAAGCTTTTCCATCAGTTTGTTCGATTTACTACATCTGTACATCAAATGACAAACGATATGACAAAAGAAATCAAAATTGAAAACATTACTACCGTTCAATACAAAATATTAGAATTTATTACAGTTAGCCAACCAGTAACTCTTAGTGAAATAAGTGAATGCTTGCATTTATCTTTACCTAATTCTAGCCGTGAATTAAAGAAACTAATTGAAAACCAACTATGCGAAAAAATTATTGATTCGAATGATCGTCGTAAATATGACATTCGTCTCACCGAAAATGGAACAGAGCTAATGAATAAAGTATTTCAAGAGCTTGAATCAAAATTTCAAGATCGAATTAACAATTTAACAGAGCCTGAACTGAAAGAAATTGAAGAGGCAATCCAAATTTTACAAACTAAATTTTTGCATAGGTGA
- a CDS encoding NAD(P)H-dependent oxidoreductase: protein MNVLIVFTHPNHQSLSYAFLQGVLRGCDENHVIQNVQVLDLYEEKFNPVLEFGEKKKRRDMYKAPELEKYRDQLSWAEKIIFIYPIWWGRPPAMLMGYIDKMFAAGFAYKDNGKLLPVGLLKGKSVVCISVMKGPTFYPLFWLNNAHKVLMRKALFQYVGIKKVKFFEFGNMENSKGKHQKKINKVYRYFQKLNILSLTS, encoded by the coding sequence GTGAACGTTTTAATAGTTTTCACCCATCCAAATCATCAAAGCTTGAGCTATGCATTTTTACAAGGGGTACTTCGAGGTTGTGATGAAAATCATGTTATACAAAATGTTCAAGTTTTAGATTTATATGAAGAAAAATTCAATCCGGTTCTTGAATTTGGAGAGAAAAAGAAGAGAAGAGATATGTATAAAGCTCCAGAATTAGAAAAATATCGGGATCAACTATCGTGGGCTGAAAAGATTATTTTTATTTATCCTATATGGTGGGGAAGGCCTCCTGCTATGTTAATGGGGTATATTGATAAAATGTTTGCAGCAGGATTTGCCTACAAAGATAACGGTAAGTTGTTACCAGTTGGTTTGTTGAAGGGTAAATCAGTCGTATGTATTTCTGTAATGAAAGGTCCAACCTTTTATCCATTGTTTTGGTTAAATAATGCTCATAAAGTTTTAATGCGTAAAGCATTGTTTCAATACGTAGGCATTAAAAAGGTAAAGTTTTTTGAGTTTGGGAATATGGAAAACTCAAAGGGTAAACATCAGAAAAAAATAAACAAAGTATACAGGTATTTTCAAAAATTGAATATCCTTAGCTTAACATCTTAA
- a CDS encoding DEAD/DEAH box helicase, which translates to MNKTQSLNEVLPELKPFLQTTWDKSGFEKLTAIQLHTARFIINGKDIIAESPTGSGKTLAYLLPLLQQIDPTQKNTQVVILASSHELVMQINQEVQEWSRDSGIGSATLIGGANVKRQIEKLKKKPQIVIGTPGRMNELINQKKLKMHQVKTIVLDEADQLLVPEHISTIEKIVKSTMSDRQVLVFSATLPKIVQSKAEELMNNPEVIRVGKEDDDRPNVEYMYLVSEARDKIESLRKLVRNHEMKALVFVKDITTLSVLAEKLIFMGIHAGVLHSDSKKQERAKAIKEFREGTSELLLASDVAARGLDIPDLTHVIHMDLPKETAQFVHRSGRTGRLGSDSGTVVAIVTESEERQLQKFSRQLNLTVSKKILFKGKLVDSK; encoded by the coding sequence ATGAATAAAACACAATCATTAAATGAAGTATTGCCTGAACTGAAACCGTTTCTTCAAACCACATGGGATAAATCCGGATTTGAAAAACTAACAGCCATTCAACTACATACGGCCCGTTTTATAATCAATGGAAAAGATATCATTGCTGAGTCACCAACAGGCAGCGGTAAAACGCTAGCTTATCTTTTACCGCTTTTGCAACAAATCGATCCAACTCAAAAAAATACCCAAGTTGTTATCTTAGCATCATCCCATGAACTAGTGATGCAAATAAATCAAGAAGTTCAGGAGTGGTCAAGAGATAGTGGAATTGGAAGTGCTACACTGATTGGTGGAGCAAACGTAAAACGACAAATTGAAAAGTTGAAAAAGAAACCGCAAATTGTAATTGGAACACCAGGAAGAATGAACGAACTAATTAACCAGAAAAAACTAAAGATGCATCAAGTAAAAACGATTGTACTGGATGAAGCAGATCAACTGTTAGTACCTGAACATATATCTACTATCGAAAAAATTGTAAAAAGTACCATGAGTGACCGGCAAGTACTCGTCTTTTCGGCAACTCTACCTAAAATCGTACAATCAAAGGCAGAAGAACTAATGAACAATCCTGAAGTAATTCGAGTAGGCAAAGAAGATGATGATCGACCAAATGTAGAGTACATGTATCTTGTTAGTGAAGCGAGAGATAAGATTGAATCGTTACGAAAGCTCGTACGAAATCATGAAATGAAAGCACTTGTCTTCGTCAAAGACATTACAACGCTTTCGGTACTGGCAGAAAAACTAATATTTATGGGAATCCATGCAGGAGTTTTACATAGTGACTCCAAAAAACAAGAACGCGCTAAAGCAATTAAAGAATTTCGCGAAGGAACATCTGAACTACTACTAGCTTCAGATGTTGCTGCAAGAGGTTTAGATATTCCTGATTTAACCCATGTTATTCATATGGACTTGCCTAAGGAGACGGCACAATTTGTTCATCGCTCCGGAAGAACTGGGCGGTTAGGATCTGACTCAGGAACCGTTGTAGCCATTGTCACGGAGAGTGAGGAGCGACAACTGCAGAAGTTTAGTCGCCAATTAAATTTAACTGTTTCAAAGAAAATCTTATTCAAAGGAAAATTAGTTGATTCAAAATAA
- a CDS encoding DUF3892 domain-containing protein, with protein MDNQEFEKIYQDYKQQGEEQAQQEVPALGELGKEQIVAVRKNDDGDIIAVKTNSGRELDYVTAIDEAKAGKLKHVDVFHKYGRDIIRSEPDGIKENNLDQLDTF; from the coding sequence ATGGACAATCAAGAATTCGAGAAAATATATCAAGATTATAAACAGCAAGGGGAGGAACAGGCTCAGCAGGAAGTGCCAGCATTAGGAGAGCTTGGAAAAGAACAAATTGTTGCTGTTCGAAAAAATGATGACGGCGATATTATTGCAGTTAAAACGAATAGCGGTAGAGAGTTAGACTACGTAACCGCAATAGATGAAGCAAAAGCTGGGAAACTTAAACATGTCGATGTATTTCATAAGTATGGTCGAGACATTATTCGTAGTGAACCTGACGGTATTAAAGAAAATAATCTAGATCAATTAGATACTTTTTAA
- a CDS encoding NUDIX domain-containing protein: protein MSHVRIRCTGLIIENNSILLVEYDDNGIHYNLPGGGLEPGETILEGVAREVLEETTAQVDVGPLAIIYELAPHKQSGDYNVNEKHGLHLIFECTLKNNSVPRLPQHPDLHQSAVKWIPLEELDSVLLIPNIKQQIKNYIKNKKNIELVEDYTLERLR, encoded by the coding sequence ATGTCGCATGTAAGAATACGATGTACAGGTCTAATAATCGAAAATAATTCTATCCTTTTAGTAGAATATGATGATAACGGCATACATTATAATTTACCTGGCGGAGGCTTAGAACCGGGAGAAACGATATTAGAGGGTGTTGCAAGAGAGGTATTAGAAGAAACGACAGCACAGGTCGACGTTGGACCGTTAGCAATAATTTATGAACTTGCCCCGCATAAACAGTCTGGCGATTATAATGTCAATGAAAAACATGGGTTACACCTCATTTTTGAATGTACATTAAAAAATAACTCCGTACCGCGATTACCCCAACATCCAGATCTTCATCAATCGGCGGTGAAATGGATCCCTTTAGAAGAATTAGATTCCGTTTTACTGATACCAAATATCAAACAGCAAATAAAGAACTATATCAAGAACAAAAAGAATATAGAACTAGTTGAAGATTATACGCTTGAGAGACTGCGATAA
- a CDS encoding macrolide family glycosyltransferase: MANILMINVPAEGHVNPSLGITKAFADRGDNVYYISTEDYKDRLEGVGANVVLHDNYLKGAEIDPGSSDGLHSFLNIFLKTSFDILSVTRELDKDISFDFVYYDSFGPGELVRDYLHIPGFSSSASFLIPEDYKKKLPLHPEAAGSLHFNEEGKVLLDRVKQEFGVAPKNMLQFMQNQGEKTMVYTSEYFQPRLEEFGEGHHFIGPSFPQRKGTIDFPFDQIENEQVLYISMGTVLDHVEAFFNMCIDAFSDFPGKVVIAAGSSVDFEKLKDAPENFIIQKYVPQLDILQHTNVFLTHGGMNSVNEAIYYEVPMVVIPRDKDQPMVAARLSELEAGYAIFPDELTEEALKNAVNQIVENDDYYQGIEKIKSSFQSCGGPAEALEIIDDYLDGKK, from the coding sequence ATCGCAAACATACTGATGATAAACGTGCCGGCTGAAGGACATGTCAATCCTAGTTTAGGCATAACAAAAGCTTTTGCAGACCGTGGTGACAACGTCTACTATATCTCTACGGAAGATTACAAGGATCGCTTAGAGGGTGTAGGAGCAAATGTTGTCCTGCATGATAATTATCTAAAAGGAGCAGAGATCGATCCTGGTAGTTCAGATGGACTTCATTCTTTTTTAAACATATTCTTGAAAACCTCTTTTGATATTTTATCTGTAACCAGAGAGTTAGATAAGGATATTTCCTTTGATTTTGTTTACTACGATTCCTTTGGTCCGGGAGAATTAGTGAGAGACTATTTACATATACCTGGCTTCTCGTCTTCAGCATCCTTTCTAATTCCAGAGGATTATAAGAAGAAACTGCCGCTCCATCCTGAAGCTGCGGGATCTCTTCACTTTAATGAAGAAGGGAAAGTCCTGTTAGACAGGGTTAAGCAAGAATTTGGTGTGGCACCTAAAAACATGCTTCAGTTCATGCAAAATCAAGGAGAGAAAACAATGGTATATACGAGCGAGTATTTCCAACCTCGTCTGGAGGAGTTTGGTGAGGGGCATCATTTTATTGGCCCCAGCTTTCCTCAACGAAAAGGTACAATTGATTTTCCCTTTGATCAGATTGAAAATGAGCAAGTTCTTTATATTTCCATGGGAACTGTTCTGGACCATGTCGAAGCTTTCTTTAATATGTGTATCGATGCTTTTTCCGATTTTCCAGGGAAAGTTGTGATTGCAGCAGGATCCAGTGTTGATTTCGAGAAACTAAAGGATGCTCCAGAAAACTTCATTATTCAAAAATATGTCCCTCAGTTAGATATTCTGCAGCATACGAATGTATTCCTGACCCACGGGGGCATGAACAGTGTGAATGAAGCCATCTATTATGAGGTCCCAATGGTCGTGATCCCGCGCGATAAGGACCAGCCGATGGTAGCCGCTCGCCTATCAGAACTTGAAGCGGGTTATGCGATCTTTCCAGATGAGTTAACGGAAGAAGCACTGAAAAATGCAGTCAATCAGATTGTGGAAAACGATGATTATTATCAGGGGATCGAAAAAATTAAGAGCAGTTTTCAGTCTTGTGGAGGACCGGCAGAAGCGTTAGAGATTATTGATGATTATCTGGATGGGAAAAAGTGA
- a CDS encoding FAD/NAD(P)-binding protein, with protein sequence MYKWIIIGGGVQGCCVATRLLENGVNKKEMLVIDTYPEPMYMWQTLTAKTGMPYLRSPSVHHLGADPFSLKKYSRHQDYARPFKGRYARPRLDMFNQHSMDEMNKVGIQRCWRQGTVKELTWSNGCWEVKTSNNQVVRGECVVLAMGVNHQAHYPEWACPYKKAATISHVFDMETPLPHEGDIVIVGGGMTAAHLAYTLSDKNTIHSVTLVKRHPFRIKDFDSDPGWLGPKNLRNYQKMNCYSERRKVIQEARHRGSITSELHVKLRKQVRNGKLTIITEEIHGAKTIDDTVELFVTNDKSISGHSLILATGAESRLPGEEWLKKTIKQWDLPCSSCGFPIVSSSLKWKRGLYVAGALAELEIGPVSRNIAGARKAAERIAYNL encoded by the coding sequence ATGTATAAGTGGATCATTATAGGGGGAGGAGTGCAAGGATGTTGTGTGGCCACCCGTTTACTTGAAAATGGCGTAAACAAAAAGGAAATGCTGGTCATCGATACCTATCCGGAACCCATGTATATGTGGCAAACGTTAACAGCCAAAACCGGTATGCCTTATTTAAGATCTCCCTCTGTTCATCATCTGGGAGCTGACCCATTTAGTCTAAAAAAATATTCACGTCATCAGGACTACGCCAGACCTTTCAAAGGAAGGTACGCAAGGCCACGTTTAGATATGTTTAATCAGCACAGTATGGATGAAATGAATAAAGTAGGGATTCAACGTTGTTGGCGACAAGGGACAGTGAAGGAACTTACGTGGTCAAATGGCTGTTGGGAGGTAAAGACTTCCAACAATCAAGTTGTCAGAGGAGAATGTGTTGTACTGGCAATGGGTGTAAATCATCAAGCACATTATCCAGAATGGGCTTGTCCATACAAAAAGGCAGCAACTATTAGTCATGTATTCGATATGGAAACACCTCTTCCACATGAAGGAGATATTGTTATAGTAGGAGGGGGGATGACGGCAGCTCACCTGGCATACACACTTTCCGACAAAAATACCATACATTCTGTTACTTTAGTGAAGCGTCATCCGTTTCGAATCAAAGATTTTGATAGTGATCCAGGCTGGCTGGGCCCAAAAAATTTAAGAAACTATCAGAAAATGAATTGCTACAGTGAACGAAGAAAGGTTATTCAAGAGGCAAGACACCGAGGTTCCATAACAAGTGAGCTGCATGTGAAGTTAAGAAAACAAGTAAGGAATGGTAAACTGACGATTATCACAGAAGAAATACATGGTGCCAAAACGATAGACGATACGGTGGAATTGTTCGTAACAAATGATAAATCCATATCAGGTCATTCCTTAATCCTTGCTACTGGTGCAGAGTCGAGATTACCAGGGGAAGAGTGGCTGAAAAAGACGATAAAGCAATGGGATCTACCTTGTTCTTCTTGTGGTTTTCCTATTGTTTCCTCTTCTCTTAAATGGAAACGGGGGCTCTATGTTGCCGGAGCTCTTGCAGAATTAGAAATTGGACCTGTTTCTAGGAATATTGCTGGGGCAAGAAAGGCAGCGGAGCGCATCGCATATAATTTATAA
- the rpsN gene encoding 30S ribosomal protein S14 has translation MAKKSKIAKEKKRQQMVLQYAELRRELKAKGDYEALSKLPRDSSPTRLKNRCEVTGRPRGYMRKFNMSRIAFREYAHKGQVPGVKKASW, from the coding sequence ATGGCTAAAAAATCCAAAATAGCTAAAGAGAAAAAACGGCAGCAAATGGTTTTGCAATATGCAGAATTAAGAAGAGAGCTAAAAGCAAAAGGTGATTATGAAGCACTAAGTAAATTACCTCGGGATTCTTCACCGACAAGGTTGAAAAACCGTTGTGAAGTGACAGGTAGACCACGTGGCTATATGCGCAAATTCAACATGTCCCGTATTGCTTTTAGGGAATATGCGCATAAGGGTCAAGTGCCTGGTGTGAAAAAAGCAAGTTGGTAA
- a CDS encoding CobW family GTP-binding protein: protein MSQEIPIPVTILTGFLGAGKTSLLNNLLQDMPEQNVAVIINEFGDTSIDSHLVVSTKEEILEINSGCICCNVRADLINILTNMMKQETEMDHIIIETTGMANPAPVIQTFLMDEQTAASFELDSVITMVDAKHIWHHVKEEEPGQQIAFADVLIVNKMDLITEAEKSELEQQLINMNPQAERIYTTYANVDSGDLIGKKSFELEYILTMDPNLLTQTHHHHHNDQVTSCVFRDDRPLDLEKVNKWFAYLVQFKGEHLYRYKGVLYIKQLENRVVFQGVHMLFAGTESFKWVNDELRQSEIVFIGKHLDFEELERGFQYCLA from the coding sequence TTGTCACAAGAAATCCCTATTCCAGTAACTATTTTAACTGGTTTCTTAGGGGCTGGGAAAACGTCATTGTTAAATAATTTGTTGCAAGATATGCCAGAACAGAATGTTGCTGTCATTATCAATGAATTTGGTGATACGTCGATTGATAGTCACTTGGTGGTGTCAACAAAGGAAGAAATTCTCGAGATAAACAGTGGTTGTATATGTTGTAATGTGCGAGCAGATTTAATCAACATATTAACTAATATGATGAAACAGGAAACAGAAATGGACCACATTATTATTGAGACTACCGGTATGGCTAATCCAGCTCCTGTTATTCAAACCTTTCTAATGGATGAACAGACAGCAGCATCATTTGAATTGGACAGTGTGATTACGATGGTTGATGCCAAGCATATTTGGCATCATGTAAAAGAAGAAGAGCCAGGGCAACAAATCGCCTTTGCAGATGTTCTAATAGTAAACAAAATGGATTTGATCACAGAAGCTGAAAAAAGTGAATTGGAACAACAGCTGATTAACATGAATCCACAAGCAGAACGGATATATACGACATATGCGAATGTAGACAGTGGAGATCTAATAGGGAAAAAATCCTTTGAATTAGAATATATATTAACAATGGATCCAAATCTATTAACTCAAACACATCACCATCATCATAATGATCAAGTCACATCTTGTGTTTTTCGAGACGACCGTCCGCTTGATTTAGAAAAAGTGAATAAATGGTTCGCTTATTTAGTCCAGTTTAAAGGAGAACATTTATATCGTTATAAGGGTGTGCTCTATATTAAGCAACTGGAGAACAGAGTGGTTTTCCAAGGTGTACATATGCTATTTGCAGGAACTGAAAGCTTTAAATGGGTGAATGATGAGTTAAGACAAAGTGAGATCGTTTTTATTGGAAAGCATCTCGATTTTGAGGAACTGGAGAGAGGTTTTCAATATTGTCTTGCTTAA